The following proteins are co-located in the Plasmodium brasilianum strain Bolivian I chromosome 11, whole genome shotgun sequence genome:
- a CDS encoding hypothetical protein (conserved Plasmodium protein) — protein sequence MLSKQLHDLRIQKQVQIFEDKHIDKLTRNKYRLFRNIYKSIIVSPLHLVSIKKVLENLISINKSFEEFENLFYVEEQNTVHCFYDENEKREIEIYLKHREFLTVEEEKIIFKKIKEFLKLCSLYSNKNEVKILIEFLIYKYEINVKCSQDILLCILPNIFLVELKNILEIIYIEGTSPFFFINNFKHDQLKNVDKSVFLQHIKRNNAIYKILFEYLIELIFSSSCDNAIVRKKETHIPYINFFITITEDIVNSFIDMPIYIVEFYCNVLLVLISNSKKVFDLLGKKICSAIKVNEMNSMNSLVQEKENIFLLQIQNCCQFLEKFLKIFDVAMFKCKKEFDLSFLKNKIFLFINYDFLSLHENRIRENSLCSCFVKCLIVLLNIIYKNTYKISFSSYFKETQGDLQYSDNTMEQLEQQQQQQQRQRSDEKHIMNIINFVKENKKNCFDSRLDAIIEDGKMLVKLLQIFYELNDAYEVIDNLIKIILIKSYSMKLNLDRLDLIFSLLQNKENYKFTIIFIVNLISFYIYLIRREAHKKSDKEGTEGITGTVGTADMEEAIEEMKLEHVDTLELLLRKYCFSNTLNNSVVYRTHFYEIVKYFICENSELFKKKILLFEVYSKIDEHLLKLINMFSNKLNIVKIFNHVNEEKVDIGDPEIVEQALKSIKFIYNYRLRAKKKKNSNEEQIVEGREKETQRERRTGEQCCEQSQKIIQETSSQQSQRGNQTKDIFVKDFLPLGFIEKGIQNIEKSKGFLECLYARVVYLLKENKMLFTDYVQKYKIELISLFPSKKYLYRIIFDAFKELKLHNFCEMDKNRNKIFLKFYIQLFMIKLIKMHNKNKEKLKKDKFFKNFININFSFFFIIYDCENNKDLYISNSFFSRDIVHGIFQLTKNFFFLLCKLKNVSCYNFDDFIQMQMKQQRYKTIENFVKHSVPFRTNILIRILYFFSNVDLFKCFGSCNTELNTTRYEAHEVDEGELNQINENILTVSTKVSLDNESNDDYEICKEKEIKQHVEKKKLRNFLLRIFKILFVNMDNKNFSYYAYTSKKMYMSVVESFQKTIVQFNNIDPSVTYFLYFKCLNLFYMNSTYLKFVCDTLDYFIFLYNVDNIKKYIKDINMMTNAAIEIYKYLKKRTRKLDIKNYYGNCFMGIIILCTPYVFSSTRIRYVINKAKKINDKKRVVIDYHILNTLFDRSRIMKNAGIFHLLDNVESCPSYPENYITDGIRRNKVVNEANFVDDNNSASNTVNNSNDISNSVNNSNDISNIVSNSNNSSSNSKEEKGVCLMTGDNNKNEVIGNIEDSLEPLCNEYTVHVHSLIYGRKWDRRKPQCYEVIKYILFIFAYLNKYFFNVLLSNFHVDIFYNSIAVYFLKKNLILIHLRRIMQRNSYPYKITKIYKLILSMNWKLFYKYEYIYPFLYLIDFYVNVLDSSYLRKAKVERLNDSNIGASNTNAKSIMNNGLNYGGPVIERSSIKSAENKKLNEKVKYMNRKLLKEFSLHYSSKTSKKPINIIKLRKMKRIKYSAILNNPNIEEMDKKFFQNLRGFFKYHEQLIEHFYFDKESEIRAMCELIIKRIIEYNNDILIIQLLSIKNFCTSSLFKKDIRSCIEKLDIYNFMLFKELFSNKKDHNYNSILLMCKNVKSVAEKNKLLLFIETHVVKKKTKGSLRCLSILKILIMLSDNNINISSDNNSLNNIHHYVEFVKNHIKIFKRISVFIETNNILFLKIIKYITNICTLMCNVPELITYHLSLVKNNFLSDIVSLFSKNIYFFYEDISSHMKSLSYAFNKLIKKKIRLFVDSQRKQYLKGASTLEGVSSLDEASTVAEISTIIEASTMADASTVLEDADKEKQTKSQLTDGKKRQNEQICSPKDECSIREVSLKKRKLTNYNSLSHCSVSEDETLRTLIVHKKKKGNRCYMEHFVQNEGEADMISHYHLHIFAFICTFINRIFRNEIIDLQYFIVLMKNLMFLFNKNYSSYVISICFINFIIKIKIEDLHACTHYITDVLNIYYSHDITYCISNHLLLFLSLYLCPHSFVKDKLVQNDQVNKLKKRGKVNTSYNDNTIGYVEHFGSINKENYNSELENNKRIGIINRTTSYPAYVQTKLKYIKPHLKKVKNMKLLCLKIISLISIINSSNKSSIKLISYFIYFSTFQNFILCFCFAKDKVINKRLNILFKKFAFRNTDTFILAHILSNFKVSARASCNLCNYLREKGMGDQEEKEEEEQVEVKVDVAAGISGQRSVERPKNNKQNDVHYFENLFLYKFLFYLNKQKEYMAFNEGYKKYMKHKENLESTNQGAVNDLDNSHFAYNIFNDILNMEIENNGDDVDSGRSTNNNRGSCKVSDIINRKLLTFYDFIVNKLLNINYAVGSRLFNEIIVFINQRINNHIDAKHIFDAIMYSLYNQKNKKSFSILNEIYIHNIFNKALFKIKLDNSMQILIVSKINEILRNLFEKYYLVFGNEMNERKKRYEIVEEEYYGEDTEEENCDDSSRENSRTNSTTNSSNIKKGKKKKSLYSEMDKIYEEYKKYTAHVGTINEITTSDEKDYNCTLAYTGAFSSNLFDINSSGSKVNINDNNCINNYEEEDNGYMKNIVEYEYGSGEILYIKDTNRCKDLNKIFFIDSYYLNTILKCICSLLINFPLFTKKRMIELFCALFLNNKRYILMNEKNLLKSNFYNFSKDKKVKHINKIVINPLKKLSIYHLFFIFSNNDIKSCLENITNYYQKNSNLFENPTRIYDHNGSLVLNNSLFIYQHLLVFAHFFGASYNIISDLGLKLLFLLINCYISNCYKYIASLYEKHQGKIMNLNSHDFCCYSVKYDVSNHIGNKTQDEMLIDLRVEEQNIVTSLLYTSSKIKLTCLQDLFSRLVSCFERKIFESNASNILECYKTVYERRIYFIYFYRLYQNFGSILSNRSKYLLDLLNNIKLTLIACQKNSECIYEGSKFRITGNNSGSWNNNNDSSLLRNETEERKDENYGRNRENKEDEEDEKFPKFTNDVEDNVERKNRKNVLKNKWYWFDLGYCALICLYEILKNEKKNQTNITPVFYEICLDHVIDCFNFFVYLPRVHVNYDVQNNVNEDIIRNSEHIDMKKTSIILLDILKLILFELYSLYLNDPSKIQIMTMRLSIKNDNNNASTKITIAIILTLKYIYETIGYKELFFSLQDLYQIFSELNDHPDDEIELISKKWFNEISKYTGRT from the coding sequence ATGTTGAGCAAGCAACTACACGACCTGCGAATACAAAAGCAGGTGCAAATATTTGAAGACAAACACATTGATAAACTaacaagaaataaatataggctatttagaaatatttataagagTATTATAGTGTCCCCATTGCATTTAGTATCAATAAAGAAAGTGTTAGAAAATTTGataagtataaataaatcattTGAAGAATTTGAAAACTTATTTTATGTGGAAGAACAGAATACGGTACACTGTTtttatgatgaaaatgaaaaaagagaaattgAAATATACTTAAAGCATCGTGAATTTTTAACAGTAGAAGAAGAgaagataatttttaaaaaaattaaagaatttttaaaattgtgttctctatattcaaataaaaatgaagttaAAATTCTGATCgaatttctaatatataaatatgaaattaatGTAAAGTGTAGTCAGGATATTTTACTGTGTATTTTACCCAACATTTTTTTAGTagaactaaaaaatattttagaaattatatacatagaaGGAACAtcaccctttttttttataaataattttaaacatgaccaattaaaaaatgtagacAAATCTGTTTTTTTGCaacatataaaaaggaataatgctatttataaaattttatttgagTATTTAATAGAATTAATCTTTAGTTCTAGTTGTGACAATGCAATCGTTAGAAAGAAGGAAACGCACAttccatatataaatttttttatcaccATTACAGAAGATATTGTTAATAGTTTCATTGACATGCCCATTTATATAGTTGAATTTTACTGTAACGTGCTTCTTGTATTAATAAGCAATTCAAAAAAGGTCTTTGATTTGCTTGGGAAGAAGATATGTAGTGCGATAAAAGTAAATGAAATGAATTCAATGAACAGCTTAGTAcaagaaaaagagaatatttttcttctgcAAATTCAAAATTGCTGtcaatttttagaaaaatttttgaaaatttttgatGTTGCTATGtttaaatgcaaaaaagaatttgatttatcatttttaaaaaataaaatatttttgtttataaattatgaCTTTCTCTCGCTTCATGAAAATCGAATAAGGGAAAATTCGTTATGTTCTTGTTTTGTAAAATGTCTAATTGTTTtactaaatataatatacaaaaatacgTACAAAATATCATTCAGCagttattttaaagaaacaCAAGGGGATCTTCAATATAGTGATAACACAATGGAGCAACTAGAACAACAACAGCAGCAGCAACAACGGCAGCGAAGTGATGAGAAACACATTATgaacataataaatttcgtaaaagaaaacaaaaaaaactgCTTTGACAGTAGATTGGACGCCATTATAGAGGATGGAAAAATGCTAGTAAAacttttacaaatattttatgagtTAAATGATGCATACGAAGTTATTgacaatttaataaaaattattttgataaaaagcTATTCCATGAAGTTAAATTTGGACCGATTAGACCTtatattttcccttttacaaaataaagaaaattataaatttaccataatatttatagttaatttaatatccttttatatataccttATTAGAAGAGAAGCACATAAAAAGAGTGATAAAGAAGGAACAGAGGGTATAACAGGAACAGTAGGTACAGCTGATATGGAGGAGGCAATTGAAGAAATGAAATTGGAACATGTGGACACCTTAGAATTGTTACTTAGAAAATATTGTTTTAGTAATACCCTAAATAACAGTGTAGTATATAGAACGCACTTTTATGAAatagttaaatattttatatgtgaaaatagcgaattatttaaaaagaaaatattattatttgaagtTTACAGCAAAATAGATGAGCATTTGTTAAAGCTTATTAACATGTTTAGTAACAAATTGAATATtgtcaaaatttttaaccatgttaatgaagaaaaagtaGATATCGGTGATCCTGAAATTGTTGAACAAGCTCTGAAGAGCATTaagtttatttataattataggTTGAgagcaaaaaagaaaaagaattcaAATGAGGAACAAATAGTAGAGGGAAGGGAGAAAGAAACCCAGAGAGAAAGAAGAACTGGTGAACAGTGCTGTGAACAAAGTCAAAAAATAATCCAAGAAACAAGCAGCCAACAAAGCCAAAGAGGAAATCAAACGAAAGACATATTCGTAAAAGACTTCCTTCCGTTGGGGTTCATAGAAAAAGGAAtacaaaatattgaaaaatcaAAAGGATTCCTCGAATGTTTATATGCAAGGGTtgtttatcttttaaaagagaataaaatgttatttacTGATTATGTACAGAAGTATAAAATAGAGTTGATAAGTCTTTTTCCATCcaaaaaatacttatatcGAATAATTTTTGACGCATTTAAAGAATTGAAActtcataatttttgtgAAATGGATAAAAATCGCAATAagatatttttgaaattttacatacaattatttatgataaaaCTGATAAAGATgcacaataaaaataaagaaaaattgaaaaaggacaaattttttaaaaattttattaatatcaacttttcttttttttttataatatatgattgTGAAAATAATAAGGATTTGTACATAagtaattcctttttttcacgAGATATTGTACACGGAATTTTCCagttaacaaaaaatttcttttttcttttgtgcAAATTAAAGAATGTCAGTTGTTACAATTTTGATGATTTCATCCAAATGCAAATGAAGCAACAAAGATACAAAACCattgaaaattttgtaaagCATAGTGTTCCTTTTCGCACCAATATCTTGATTAgaatactatattttttttcaaatgtgGACCTATTTAAATGTTTTGGATCCTGCAATACAGAACTGAACACAACTCGTTATGAAGCACATGAAGTAGATGAAGGAGAATTAAATCAGatcaatgaaaatattttaaccgTATCTACGAAAGTATCATTAGATAATGAATCTAATGATGACTATGAAATCTGTAAAGAGAAAGAAATTAAACAAcatgtggaaaaaaaaaaattaagaaattttttattaagaatatttaaaattttattcgtTAATATGGATAACAAGAATTTCAGTTATTATGCTTATACtagtaaaaaaatgtacatgaGCGTAGTAGAATCATTTCAAAAAACAATAGTACAGTTTAATAACATTGACCCTTCAGTAacttatttcttatatttcaaatgccttaatttattttatatgaatagcacgtatttaaaatttgtgTGTGATACTTTAgattactttatttttttatataacgttgataatataaaaaagtatataaaggATATTAATATGATGACCAATGCCGCTAtagaaatatacaaatacttgaaaaaaagaacgaGGAAATTAgatataaagaattattatgGAAATTGTTTCATGGGTATAATAATTCTTTGTACTCCATATGTTTTTTCTAGCACGAGAATTAGATATGTTATCAATAAagccaaaaaaataaatgataaaaaacgTGTAGTTATAgattatcatattttaaatacattGTTTGATAGAAGCAGAATTATGAAAAACGCAggaatttttcatttactaGACAATGTGGAAAGTTGTCCCAGTTACccagaaaattatataactgATGGCATCAGGAGGAATAAAGTTGTTAACGAAGCTAACTTTGtagatgataataatagCGCTAGTAATACtgttaataatagtaatgatattagtaatagtgttaataatagtaatgatattagtaatattgtcagtaatagtaataacagtagtagtaatagtaaagaagaaaaggGTGTTTGTCTTATGACAGgtgataataataagaatgaAGTAATAGGAAATATAGAAGATTCATTAGAACCATTATGTAATGAATATACTGTTCACGTTCATTCTCTTATTTACGGGCGAAAATGGGATAGACGCAAACCTCAGTGTTATGaagttattaaatatattttatttatatttgcctatttaaataaatatttttttaatgtattattatcaaATTTCCATgttgatattttttacaacaGTATTGCAGTGTacttcttaaaaaaaaatttaatactCATACATTTAAGAAGAATTATGCAAAGAAATTCGTACccatataaaataacaaaaatatataaattgatATTAAGCATGAATTGGAAACTCTTTTACAAATACGAGTACATCTACCCCtttctatatttaatagatttttatgttaatgtGTTAGACAGTAGCTATCTGAGGAAGGCGAAAGTGGAGCGTTTAAATGATAGTAACATAGGCGCTTCGAATACCAATGCGAAGAGCATTATGAACAATGGTTTAAATTACGGTGGACCAGTAATCGAAAGAAGTAGTATTAAGAGTGCCGAGAATAAAAAACTAAATGAGAAAgtgaaatatatgaacagaAAGTTACTTAAAGAATTTAGTTTACACTATTCTAGTAAGACCTCAAAGAAacctataaatataataaagcttagaaaaatgaaaagaattaaatattcAGCTATCTTGAATAATCCAAATATTGAAGAGAtggataaaaaattttttcaaaatctGAGAGGCTTTTTCAAATATCATGAACAACTTATTGAACATTTCTACTTTGATAAAGAAAGTGAAATAAGGGCTATGTGTGAGTTAATAATTAAGAGAATAATAGAATACAATAacgatatattaataattcagTTATTATCTATTAAGAATTTTTGTACTAgttctttatttaaaaaggatataCGTTCATGTATTGAAaaattagatatatataattttatgttatttaaagaattattttcaaataagaAGGATCACAATTATAATTCCATATTGTTAATGTGCAAAAATGTGAAGAGTGTAGCagagaaaaacaaattattactttttatagaAACACATgtagtgaaaaaaaaaacaaagggATCTCTTCGTTGTTTGagtattttgaaaattcttattatgttatcagacaataatataaatattagtaGTGATAATAATAGCTTGAACAATATTCATCATTATGTAGAATTTGTGaaaaatcatataaaaatttttaaaagaatatcaGTGTTTATAGAgacaaataatattttatttttaaaaataatcaaatatataacaaatatatgtacccTTATGTGTAATGTACCCGAACTAATAACATATCATTTATCGTTAGTTAAAAACAATTTCCTATCAGATATTGTTTCgttattttctaaaaatatctatttcttttatgaAGACATATCCTCACATATGAAATCTCTCTCATATGCCTTTAACaaacttataaaaaaaaaaataaggctTTTTGTGGATTCTCAAAGGAAGCAATATTTAAAAGGGGCATCAACATTGGAAGGGGTATCATCTTTGGATGAGGCTTCAACTGTAGCTGAGATATCAACTATAATTGAGGCTTCAACTATGGCAGATGCTTCAACCGTGTTAGAAGATGCAGATAAAGAAAAGCAAACAAAGAGCCAACTCACTGACGGTAAGAAGAGACAAAACGAGCAGATATGTAGCCCAAAGGATGAATGCAGTATACGTGAagtttctttaaaaaaaaggaagttaACTAATTATAATTCGCTTTCCCATTGTTCAGTATCAGAAGATGAAACACTTAGAACACTgattgttcataaaaaaaaaaaaggtaatcGTTGTTACATGGAACATTTTGTACAGAATGAGGGAGAAGCAGATATGATTAGCCATTATCATTTACACATATttgcatttatatgtacatttattaatagaATTTTTAGAAACGAGATTATAGATTTACAATATTTCATAGTTTTGATGAAGAACTTAATGTTcttgtttaataaaaattacagcTCGTATGTCATAtcaatttgttttataaattttattataaaaattaaaatagaaGATTTACACGCATGCACACATTACATAACAGATgttcttaatatatattattctcaTGACATAACTTATTGTATCAGCAACCATTTGTTGTTGTTTCTTTCATTGTATTTATGCCCTCATTCATTTGTAAAAGATAAATTAGTGCAAAATGACCAAGTTAACAAGTTAAAGAAAAGGGGAAAAGTAAATACTAGCTATAATGACAATACTATTGGGTATGTAGAACATTTTGGCAGTattaataaggaaaattataatagtgAGCTTGAAAATAACAAGAGAATAGGTATAATTAATAGAACTACTTCTTACCCCGCTTATGTACAAACTAAGCTAAAATACATCAAAccacatttaaaaaaagtgaagAATATGAAACTTTTAtgtttgaaaattatttccTTAATTTCAATTATTAATTCATCAAATAAAAGTAGTATCAAattaatttcatattttatatatttttccacTTTTCAAAACTTTATTCTCTGTTTTTGTTTTGCTAAAGATAAAGTTATCAATAAGAGGTTGAACATATTGTTCAAGAAATTCGCTTTTCGAAATACAGATACATTCATATTGGCACATATTCTGAGCAACTTTAAAGTCAGCGCTCGTGCTTCATGCAATTTATGTAATTACTTGAGGGAAAAAGGCATGGGTGATCAAGAAGAGAAAGAAGAGGAGGAACAAGTTGAAGTTAAGGTTGATGTAGCAGCAGGAATATCCGGTCAAAGGAGCGTGGAGCGACCGAAGAATAATAAACAGAACGATGTGCACTATTTtgagaatttatttttgtataaatttttgttttacctGAACAAGCAAAAAGAGTACATGGCATTCAACGAAggatacaaaaaatatatgaagcaTAAAGAAAATTTGGAAAGCACAAATCAAGGTGCTGTTAACGATTTAGATAACAGTCATTTcgcttataatatatttaacgaTATTCTGAATATGGAGATAGAAAATAATGGAGATGATGTTGACAGTGGCAGAAGTACTAATAATAACAGGGGTAGTTGTAAAGTTAGCGATATAATAAACAGGAAACTCTTAACtttttatgattttataGTGAACAAGCTGTTGAACATAAACTATGCTGTTGGTTCGCGcctttttaatgaaattattgtGTTCATTAATCAAAGAATAAACAACCACATAGACGCAAAGCACATATTTGATGCTATAAtgtattctttatataaccaaaaaaacaaaaagtcattttcaattttgaacgaaatatatatacataatatattcaacAAAGCACTGTTCAAAATAAAGTTAGATAATTCTATGCAAATTTTAATTGtgtcaaaaataaatgaaatattaagaaatctGTTTGAGAAATATTACTTAGTTTTTGGAAATGAAATGaatgaaaggaaaaaaagatatgaaaTAGTTGAGGAAGAATATTATGGGGAAGACACAGAGGAGGAAAATTGTGATGATTCTTCAAGAGAGAACAGTAGAACAAATAGCACAACGAATAGTAGTAATATCAAAAAgggtaaaaagaaaaaatcgTTGTACTCAGAAATGGACAAGATATATGAAgagtataaaaaatacacagCACATGTAGGTACAATAAATGAGATTACAACTAGTGATGAAAAAGATTATAATTGTACGTTGGCATATACTGGTGCCTTTTCTTCCAACCTTTTTGATATAAATTCCTCAGGTTCAAAGGTCAACATAAATGATAACAACTGCATTAATAATTACGAGGAAGAGGACAATGggtatatgaaaaatattgtagAATATGAATATGGTTCAGGTGAAATTCTGTATATAAAAGATACAAACAGATGTAAGGActtaaacaaaattttttttatagatagttattatttaaatacaattttaaaatgtatatgttcCCTGTTAATTAATTTCCCCTTATTCACAAAGAAACGAATGATTGAATTGTTCtgtgctttatttttaaataacaaaagatatatattaatgaatgaGAAGAATTTACTTAAGAGtaatttctataattttagcaaagacaaaaaagtaaagcatatcaataaaattgttataaaccctttaaaaaaattaagtatatatcatttattttttatattctcaaataatgatattaaaagTTGCTTAGAAAATATAACTAATTATTACCAGAAGAATTCGAATCTTTTTGAAAATCCAACTAGAATATATGATCATAATGGATCACTTGTTCTTAATAACTCtttgtttatatatcaaCATCTGCTTGTATTTGCGCATTTTTTTGGTGCTAGCTACAACATAATCAGCGATTTAGGcctaaaattattatttctgttAATAAACTGTTATATAAGTAactgttataaatatatcgCAAGTCTCTATGAAAAACATCAAggtaaaataatgaatttaaaCAGCCATGATTTCTGTTGTTATAGTGTTAAATACGATGTATCAAATCATATAGGGAATAAGACACAAGATGAGATGCTTATTGATCTTAGGGTagaagaacaaaatataGTAACATCACTATTATATACATCATCCAAGATTAAGCTGACTTGTTTACAAGATTTATTTAGTAGACTCGTCTCATGTTTCGAACGAAAGATTTTTGAATCTAACGCATCTAATATTTTGGAATGTTATAAAACAGTCTATGaaagaagaatatattttatatacttttacaGGCTCTATCAAAACTTTGGTTCAATTTTAAGTAACAGGAGCAAGTACCTACTTGATCTACTCAACAATATCAAGCTGACTTTAATAGCATGTCAAAAGAATAGTGAATGCATATATGAAGGAAGCAAGTTCAGAATTACTGGAAACAACAGTGGTAGTTGgaataacaataatgataGTTCCCTTTTGAGGAATGAGAcagaagaaagaaaagatgAGAACTATGGTAGAAATCgcgaaaataaagaagacgAGGAAGATGAAAAATTTCCCAAATTTACAAATGATGTCGAAGACAATG